Proteins encoded together in one Marinobacter sp. Arc7-DN-1 window:
- a CDS encoding DUF3833 family protein, translating to MQSLLTVISKCLPAPILWIVASALLLSGCAGPSLDDYADRTPELVPEAYFTGELSARGVVRNFSGEVIRTFDADITATWDDDGVGTLGEVVLVIR from the coding sequence ATGCAAAGCCTGCTAACTGTGATTTCGAAGTGCCTACCGGCACCTATACTCTGGATAGTAGCTTCAGCTCTGCTGCTGAGCGGCTGCGCCGGTCCATCGCTCGATGATTACGCGGACAGGACCCCTGAACTGGTACCTGAAGCCTACTTCACCGGCGAACTTTCGGCCCGTGGCGTGGTCAGGAACTTTTCCGGGGAGGTCATTCGCACCTTTGATGCGGACATTACCGCTACCTGGGATGACGACGGGGTGGGAACCCTGGGTGAAGTGGTGCTTGTTATCCGGTAA
- a CDS encoding efflux RND transporter periplasmic adaptor subunit produces MWKQWLIALVMVAVAVGGAVIYQKLDEGTQAQDGGERPASAVNTILPRLQTVQDVVRAVGSLKALNAVELTTELSGRVVALNLGTGRRVEQGEVLLRLDDRQARADLQVIEAQLADARRQYERAQRLRSNNSISQSQVDALRTAVDVAEAQRQSARVRLENHRIEAPFTGVVGLSDISVGAYITSGTTVTSLDTTDRMELGFSIPERFLGQVSLGQQVKGTSPAYPDRPFSGQLVELGSRVSELSRSLPVRALIDNPDGLLRPGQFMSATLTLRERQALVIPEQAVMVRGDEQYVFVAEDGVARRVSVILGSRMPGLVEIASGLGEDDPVIVTGQDRLSSGDRIRVLEDDKAIPDNRFVTARES; encoded by the coding sequence ATGTGGAAACAGTGGTTGATTGCGTTGGTGATGGTGGCTGTAGCTGTCGGCGGCGCCGTTATCTACCAGAAGCTGGACGAGGGCACCCAAGCTCAGGACGGTGGTGAGCGTCCGGCCAGTGCGGTCAATACGATCCTGCCACGGCTGCAAACGGTTCAGGATGTGGTGAGGGCTGTTGGCAGCCTGAAGGCCCTGAACGCGGTGGAACTCACTACCGAACTCAGCGGCAGGGTCGTGGCCCTGAATCTTGGGACAGGTCGCCGGGTAGAGCAGGGCGAGGTGTTGTTGCGCCTGGATGATCGCCAGGCCAGGGCCGATCTGCAGGTGATCGAAGCCCAGCTGGCGGATGCCCGCCGGCAATATGAGCGGGCGCAGCGGTTGCGCTCCAACAACAGTATTTCCCAGTCCCAGGTGGATGCACTGAGGACAGCGGTGGATGTGGCCGAGGCCCAGCGTCAGTCGGCACGGGTCCGTCTGGAAAATCACCGTATTGAAGCGCCGTTTACCGGCGTGGTCGGCCTGAGTGATATCAGCGTAGGCGCCTATATTACCTCCGGAACTACGGTAACCTCCCTGGACACCACGGATCGGATGGAGCTCGGCTTTTCGATTCCCGAACGCTTTCTCGGCCAGGTAAGTCTCGGGCAACAGGTAAAGGGCACGTCCCCAGCCTATCCGGACCGACCATTTTCCGGACAACTGGTTGAACTTGGGTCGCGGGTCAGTGAGCTGAGCCGGTCGTTGCCGGTACGCGCGCTGATTGATAACCCGGACGGGCTGCTCAGGCCGGGTCAGTTCATGTCGGCCACGCTCACCCTTCGGGAACGGCAGGCCCTGGTGATTCCGGAGCAGGCGGTGATGGTCCGGGGTGATGAACAGTATGTTTTTGTCGCGGAAGACGGGGTGGCCCGGCGGGTCTCTGTTATTTTGGGTTCCCGTATGCCGGGCCTGGTCGAGATTGCCAGTGGGCTTGGGGAAGACGATCCGGTCATTGTCACCGGCCAGGACCGCCTCAGCAGCGGTGACCGGATTCGGGTATTGGAGGATGACAAGGCCATTCCCGATAACCGTTTTGTTACCGCCAGGGAGTCATAA
- a CDS encoding efflux RND transporter permease subunit yields the protein MILSDLSIKRPVFATVLSLLIVVFGLAALLGLPVREYPDIDPPVVSISTDYTGAAAEVVDTQITQVIEGAISGIEGIRSIESSTEQGESRTSIEFSTSRDVDIAANDVRDAVSRVANQLPDEADPPVVQKADSDARPMMWVTLRSDVWDSAELSDFADRVLADRLSVLDGVADVRIGGERRYAIRVWLDRERLAAREITVAEVERALRANNVELPAGSVDSSTRNFTVRAEGRLSNVEEFRELVIRRDGNDLLRLGEVANVQMGVESDVSRLRANGQTAIGMGVIRQSKANTVAVSDAVRAELEKIREILPPEVTIAESYDESIFIRASIKEVVTTLAIAVSLVILVIFLFLRSWRATLIPAVTIPVAVIGAFIGLGFLGFSINVLTLLAVILAIGLVVDDAIVMLENIQRRIDEGEPPLLAAYRGAKQVAFAVIATTLTLVAVFVPISFMGGNIGRLFAEFGFTLAAAVVFSSLVALTLAPMLCSRWLRHSPESAEGHRLWAASEKVLNGLTNGYRRLLQFSLNQPGLLLGIGMVGLVIAVVVFPKLPQELAPTEDRGVIIMPTSAPRGATVEYTDHYVRQVEQQLLPYLDEGIANRLLAIVGFRDEEDAAFLIMGLVPWEQRDIKQQEVASEIRKKLADVSGIRTVAVNPPGLGQRGFSQPVEFVIAGPDYESVQAWSDEIVERARENPNLQNLDTDFELTRPELRVSIDRERAADLDITIEDVGLTLQTMLASRQVTTYLNRGREYDVIIQAEDANRATPEDLGQIFLRPREGGNLIPLQALVSVQEIGANPDLRRIDRLPAVVISASLADGYDLGSALTYLNNLAVDNLPPEARVSYRGLSREFQESSAAIYVTFALAFVIVFLVLAAQFESWIHPLIIMLSVPLAVTGALLALWWTGISLNIYSQIGIIMLLGLMAKNGILIVEFANQLRDRGYEVRDAILEGACLRFRPVLMTTISTVFGAIPLVIATGAGAESRAAIGMVILGGLTFATTLTLFIIPVLYNLLARFAQSSNAVEKELERQAAGRAGGTGLAAAPRNRADDF from the coding sequence GTGATTCTCTCAGACCTTTCCATCAAGCGACCGGTTTTTGCCACCGTACTCAGCCTGCTGATTGTGGTGTTCGGACTGGCGGCATTGCTGGGTCTGCCGGTGCGAGAGTACCCGGATATCGACCCGCCCGTGGTGTCCATATCCACCGATTACACCGGCGCGGCGGCGGAGGTGGTGGATACCCAGATCACTCAGGTGATTGAAGGTGCGATCAGTGGTATTGAAGGCATCCGTTCCATTGAATCTTCAACCGAGCAGGGCGAGTCCCGGACCAGTATCGAGTTTTCCACCTCCCGGGATGTGGATATCGCCGCCAACGATGTGCGCGATGCGGTATCACGGGTTGCCAACCAGCTACCGGACGAAGCGGATCCCCCGGTGGTGCAAAAGGCAGATTCCGACGCCCGGCCGATGATGTGGGTCACCCTGCGCAGTGATGTCTGGGACAGCGCCGAGCTGAGTGATTTTGCCGACCGCGTGCTGGCAGACCGGTTGTCGGTTCTTGACGGCGTCGCCGATGTCCGCATTGGCGGTGAACGCCGGTATGCCATCCGGGTCTGGCTTGACCGGGAGCGGCTGGCTGCCCGTGAAATCACCGTGGCGGAGGTGGAGCGGGCGTTGCGAGCCAATAACGTTGAGCTGCCAGCCGGTTCGGTGGATTCCTCCACCCGCAATTTCACGGTTCGGGCCGAGGGGCGTCTGTCGAATGTTGAGGAGTTCCGGGAACTGGTGATTCGCCGGGATGGCAACGATCTGCTGCGCCTGGGTGAGGTGGCGAACGTGCAGATGGGCGTTGAGTCCGATGTCAGTCGCTTGCGTGCCAACGGCCAGACCGCCATCGGGATGGGCGTTATCCGGCAGTCCAAGGCCAATACCGTAGCGGTATCCGATGCCGTTCGGGCCGAGCTTGAGAAGATCCGGGAAATCCTGCCGCCGGAAGTGACCATTGCCGAAAGCTACGACGAATCCATCTTTATCCGGGCCTCCATAAAGGAGGTGGTCACCACCCTGGCGATCGCTGTATCTCTGGTGATCCTTGTGATTTTCCTGTTCCTGCGTTCCTGGCGGGCCACCCTGATTCCGGCGGTGACCATTCCGGTCGCGGTTATTGGTGCTTTTATTGGTCTGGGCTTTCTCGGATTCTCCATCAACGTTCTCACCCTGCTGGCAGTGATTCTTGCCATTGGCCTGGTGGTGGACGATGCCATCGTGATGCTGGAGAACATCCAGCGCCGGATTGATGAGGGGGAGCCGCCTCTGCTCGCCGCGTACCGGGGCGCAAAACAGGTCGCTTTTGCGGTCATTGCCACCACACTGACGCTTGTGGCGGTGTTTGTTCCCATCTCGTTCATGGGGGGCAACATCGGCCGGTTGTTCGCCGAATTCGGTTTTACCCTGGCGGCGGCGGTGGTTTTCTCCAGTCTGGTGGCACTGACCCTGGCACCGATGCTGTGCTCCAGGTGGCTCAGGCACAGCCCGGAATCGGCCGAGGGGCACCGTCTTTGGGCCGCCAGTGAAAAAGTCCTGAACGGGCTTACCAACGGTTATAGAAGGCTGCTGCAGTTTTCCCTGAACCAGCCCGGACTGCTGCTGGGGATTGGCATGGTCGGACTGGTGATTGCGGTGGTGGTTTTTCCGAAGCTGCCCCAGGAACTGGCACCCACGGAAGACCGTGGCGTGATTATCATGCCCACCAGCGCCCCGAGGGGGGCGACGGTCGAGTACACTGATCACTATGTCCGCCAGGTAGAGCAGCAGCTTCTTCCCTATCTGGACGAGGGCATCGCCAATCGGCTGCTGGCTATCGTCGGGTTTCGGGACGAAGAAGACGCTGCGTTCCTGATTATGGGCCTGGTGCCCTGGGAGCAGCGGGACATCAAGCAGCAAGAGGTCGCCAGTGAAATAAGAAAGAAGCTGGCTGACGTTTCAGGTATCCGGACTGTGGCGGTAAACCCGCCGGGTCTGGGTCAGCGAGGATTCAGCCAGCCGGTTGAGTTCGTGATTGCCGGCCCGGACTACGAATCGGTCCAGGCCTGGAGTGACGAGATTGTCGAGCGGGCCAGAGAAAACCCGAATCTTCAGAACCTCGACACGGATTTTGAACTTACCCGGCCGGAACTGAGGGTCTCCATTGACCGCGAACGGGCCGCCGATCTGGACATCACCATTGAGGATGTGGGGCTGACACTCCAGACCATGTTGGCGTCCCGACAAGTCACCACTTACCTCAACCGTGGCCGTGAGTACGATGTCATCATCCAGGCAGAGGATGCCAACCGTGCGACGCCGGAAGACCTCGGGCAAATCTTTTTGCGGCCCCGTGAGGGTGGCAACCTGATCCCGCTGCAGGCGCTGGTTTCGGTGCAAGAGATTGGTGCCAATCCGGACCTGCGCCGTATTGACAGGCTTCCGGCGGTAGTTATCAGTGCCTCTCTGGCTGACGGCTACGATCTCGGCTCTGCCCTCACGTATCTGAACAACCTGGCTGTGGATAACCTACCTCCGGAAGCGCGGGTCAGTTACAGGGGCCTGAGTCGGGAATTCCAGGAGTCCTCCGCCGCGATTTATGTCACCTTCGCTCTTGCGTTTGTCATCGTTTTCCTGGTGCTGGCGGCGCAGTTTGAAAGCTGGATTCATCCGCTGATCATCATGCTCTCGGTGCCCCTGGCGGTCACCGGTGCCCTGCTGGCGTTGTGGTGGACGGGGATCAGTCTCAACATCTACAGCCAGATCGGAATCATCATGTTGCTGGGGCTGATGGCCAAGAACGGCATATTGATTGTGGAATTTGCCAACCAGCTCCGGGACAGGGGCTACGAGGTGAGGGATGCGATTCTTGAGGGTGCCTGCCTCCGGTTCCGTCCGGTGCTGATGACTACCATCTCAACCGTGTTCGGTGCGATTCCCCTGGTGATTGCCACCGGTGCCGGGGCCGAGAGCCGGGCGGCCATCGGGATGGTGATTCTCGGTGGCCTGACCTTCGCCACCACACTGACCCTGTTCATCATTCCGGTGCTGTACAACTTGCTGGCCCGGTTTGCCCAGTCCTCCAACGCCGTGGAAAAGGAACTGGAACGCCAGGCCGCAGGCCGGGCCGGTGGCACCGGGCTGGCAGCAGCACCCCGGAACCGTGCTGACGATTTCTGA
- a CDS encoding MFS transporter, which yields MATHSQFRLLGQRRFLPFYLTQFSGAFNDNLYKNALLLLITYSAGDLMGLSVNVVVNLAAFLFILPFFLFSGIAGEMADRYEKARIIRNVKLAEIVIMSVAALGLWFGWYELLLVLLFLMGAQSTFFGPVKYAILPQVLADDELVGGNGLVGMGTFVAILLGTIAAGLLMGFETAARLTAIAVVVMAVLGYLAARQVPATGPDVSGITVRFRPVLETRNLMIVAAERRQVLLAVLAISWFWFLGAAYLTQFPNFARTSLLGDETVVTLLLAMFTIGIAIGSMLCERLTKHRITLAPVPWGALGLSLLGIDLFFAVPDDPVASTWWTLVTDPVYLRVLLDLAGIGVCGGLFIVPLYAFIQHETPRTKRARIIAALNVINALFMVVSALAGIVVLGLLEVSIPGFFLLLSVLNGVVLVVVWQLRRKTAAHSVDN from the coding sequence ATGGCAACACACAGTCAGTTCCGTTTGCTCGGTCAGCGCCGGTTTCTGCCGTTCTACCTGACCCAGTTCTCCGGTGCCTTCAACGACAACCTGTACAAGAACGCCCTGTTGCTGCTGATTACCTACAGCGCCGGCGACCTGATGGGCCTGTCGGTGAATGTCGTGGTCAATCTCGCGGCCTTCCTGTTCATACTGCCGTTCTTCCTGTTCTCCGGTATCGCCGGGGAAATGGCGGATCGCTATGAAAAAGCCCGGATCATCCGGAATGTGAAACTGGCGGAAATTGTGATCATGTCGGTTGCGGCACTCGGGCTCTGGTTTGGATGGTACGAACTGCTGCTGGTCCTGCTGTTCCTGATGGGCGCCCAGTCCACGTTTTTCGGCCCGGTAAAATACGCCATCCTGCCCCAGGTACTGGCAGACGACGAACTGGTGGGTGGCAACGGTCTGGTGGGCATGGGCACCTTCGTGGCGATCCTGCTGGGCACCATTGCCGCGGGCCTGCTGATGGGTTTTGAGACTGCCGCCAGGCTGACGGCGATTGCCGTGGTGGTGATGGCGGTGTTGGGGTACCTGGCGGCGCGCCAGGTTCCGGCAACCGGGCCCGACGTTTCCGGCATTACGGTTCGCTTCCGGCCGGTGCTGGAAACCCGGAATCTGATGATCGTGGCGGCGGAGCGACGTCAGGTTCTGCTGGCGGTACTGGCGATTTCCTGGTTCTGGTTTCTTGGCGCCGCCTACCTGACCCAGTTTCCCAACTTTGCCCGCACCAGTCTGCTGGGCGATGAAACGGTGGTGACGCTGCTGCTGGCCATGTTCACTATCGGTATCGCCATCGGTTCCATGCTGTGCGAACGGCTCACCAAACACCGGATTACCCTGGCCCCCGTGCCCTGGGGCGCCCTTGGCCTGAGTCTGCTGGGGATTGATCTGTTCTTCGCGGTGCCGGACGATCCGGTTGCCTCCACCTGGTGGACCCTGGTGACCGACCCGGTTTACCTGAGAGTCCTGCTGGATCTGGCCGGCATCGGGGTATGCGGCGGTCTGTTCATCGTGCCCCTGTATGCCTTTATCCAGCATGAAACCCCGCGAACCAAACGCGCCCGGATCATCGCTGCACTGAATGTGATCAACGCCCTGTTCATGGTGGTGAGTGCCCTGGCCGGGATTGTAGTCCTTGGCCTGCTTGAAGTGAGCATTCCGGGCTTTTTCCTGTTGTTGTCAGTGCTGAACGGGGTGGTTCTGGTGGTGGTATGGCAGCTGCGGCGCAAAACCGCGGCTCATTCTGTGGATAATTAG
- the mnmG gene encoding tRNA uridine-5-carboxymethylaminomethyl(34) synthesis enzyme MnmG: MDFPTRFDVIVIGGGHAGTEAALAAARMGCQTLLLTHNIETLGQMSCNPAIGGIGKSHLVKEIDALGGAMAEATDQAGIQFRVLNSRKGPAVRATRAQADRVLYKAAIRHTLESQPNLTLFQQAADDLIVENDQVTGVVTQTGIRFNAKTVVLTTGTFLGGVIHIGMQHHAGGRAGDAPANALAKRLRELPFNVGRLKTGTPPRIDARSVDFSVMQEQWGDDPAPVMSFIGSRSQHPEQVCCYVTRTTEETHDIIRSGFDRSPMFAGSIEGVGPRYCPSIEDKVNRFADKDSHQIFVEPEGLTTNELYPNGISTSLPFDIQLAAVRSIPGFEKAHITRPGYAIEYDYLNPQDLRHTLETKFIQGLYFAGQINGTTGYEEAGAQGLLAGINAALRSQDKDEWYPRRDEAYLGVLVDDLITMGTSEPYRMFTSRAEYRLILREDNADLRLTETGRKLGLVNDERWQKFNGKREAIATERSRLEATRIHPNTEAGARANGFLKQPMTRDQSLAELLRRPEIVYSHIAEIGAEQAEDPVVADQVEIEIKYEGYISRQTDEIERLRRNENTALPVDLDYDVIGGLSNEIRQKLQTVRPETVAQASRIQGVTPAAVSQILVHLKKRDLLRKQSA, encoded by the coding sequence GTGGATTTTCCGACCCGTTTCGATGTCATTGTCATTGGTGGTGGCCATGCCGGTACCGAAGCCGCGCTGGCGGCTGCACGCATGGGTTGCCAAACCCTGCTGCTGACCCACAACATTGAGACCCTGGGCCAGATGTCCTGCAACCCGGCCATCGGTGGTATCGGCAAGAGCCATCTGGTGAAGGAAATCGACGCGCTGGGCGGCGCCATGGCAGAAGCCACGGACCAGGCTGGCATTCAGTTCCGGGTGCTGAACAGCCGCAAGGGACCGGCGGTCCGTGCCACCCGCGCCCAGGCGGACCGGGTACTGTACAAGGCGGCCATCCGCCATACCCTGGAGAGCCAGCCGAACCTGACCCTGTTCCAGCAGGCGGCGGACGACCTGATTGTGGAAAACGATCAGGTGACCGGTGTCGTCACTCAGACGGGCATCCGATTTAACGCGAAGACAGTGGTCTTGACCACCGGGACCTTCCTCGGCGGGGTTATCCACATCGGTATGCAACACCATGCCGGCGGCCGTGCCGGCGATGCCCCGGCTAACGCCCTGGCCAAACGCCTGCGGGAACTGCCGTTCAATGTCGGCCGCCTGAAAACCGGCACACCGCCGCGGATTGATGCCCGGTCTGTGGATTTCTCGGTGATGCAGGAGCAGTGGGGTGATGACCCGGCTCCGGTGATGTCGTTTATCGGCAGCCGCAGTCAGCATCCGGAACAGGTCTGCTGTTACGTCACCCGCACGACTGAAGAAACCCACGACATCATTCGCAGCGGTTTTGACCGTTCGCCGATGTTTGCCGGCAGCATTGAAGGTGTGGGCCCTCGCTACTGCCCCTCCATCGAGGACAAGGTGAACCGCTTTGCCGACAAGGATTCGCATCAGATTTTTGTGGAACCGGAAGGGCTGACCACCAACGAGCTGTACCCGAATGGCATTTCCACCAGCCTGCCGTTTGATATCCAGCTGGCGGCGGTGCGTTCGATTCCGGGGTTCGAGAAGGCCCACATAACCCGGCCGGGTTATGCCATCGAATACGATTACCTGAACCCCCAGGACCTGCGACACACCCTGGAAACCAAGTTCATCCAGGGTCTGTATTTCGCCGGCCAGATCAACGGCACCACCGGCTATGAAGAAGCCGGTGCCCAGGGTCTGCTGGCGGGGATCAACGCCGCCCTGCGGTCCCAGGACAAAGACGAGTGGTACCCGCGCCGGGATGAAGCCTATCTGGGCGTGCTGGTGGATGACCTGATCACCATGGGCACCTCCGAGCCCTACCGCATGTTCACCAGCCGTGCCGAGTACCGGCTGATCCTGCGGGAAGACAACGCCGATCTGCGCCTGACCGAAACCGGCCGCAAGCTGGGCCTGGTGAACGATGAACGCTGGCAGAAATTCAATGGCAAGCGTGAGGCCATTGCCACCGAGCGCAGCCGTCTCGAAGCCACCCGGATTCATCCGAACACCGAAGCCGGTGCGCGGGCCAACGGCTTTCTCAAGCAGCCGATGACCCGGGATCAGTCCCTGGCGGAGCTGCTGCGTCGCCCGGAAATCGTTTACAGCCACATTGCCGAGATTGGTGCTGAGCAGGCAGAAGACCCGGTGGTGGCGGATCAGGTGGAAATCGAGATCAAGTACGAAGGCTATATCTCCCGCCAGACCGATGAGATCGAGCGTTTACGCCGGAACGAAAACACCGCCCTGCCGGTGGATCTGGACTATGACGTGATTGGCGGCTTGTCCAACGAGATCAGGCAGAAACTCCAGACCGTTCGTCCGGAAACCGTGGCCCAGGCCTCCCGCATCCAGGGCGTGACCCCGGCGGCGGTGAGCCAGATCCTGGTGCATCTGAAAAAGCGCGACCTGCTGCGCAAGCAGTCCGCCTGA
- the rsmG gene encoding 16S rRNA (guanine(527)-N(7))-methyltransferase RsmG: MTNTLWQGQLRDGLAAMDLSLNDGQQQQLLAFLGLLNKWNRAYNLTAVRDEREMVSRQLLDSLSILPWVNTDHLLDVGAGGGLPGIPLAIALPAKRFTLLDSNGKKTRFLNQCVLELGLDNVEVIHGRAEDCSPDEPFTRISSRAFTALENLVNWCGDLLANEGEFLAMKGQFPDDEVAALPAGWQVRSSHSLDVPGADGERHLLVIARAENWRKFGSRVSEPVTHKQGGKTWRA, from the coding sequence ATGACCAACACGCTCTGGCAGGGTCAGCTCCGGGACGGGCTGGCGGCAATGGATCTCTCCCTGAACGACGGCCAACAGCAACAGCTGCTGGCCTTTCTTGGCCTGCTCAACAAATGGAACCGGGCCTACAACCTCACTGCGGTTCGTGATGAGCGGGAAATGGTGTCCCGGCAGCTGCTGGACAGCCTGAGCATCCTGCCCTGGGTAAACACGGACCATTTGCTGGATGTGGGTGCTGGCGGCGGCCTGCCCGGAATTCCCCTGGCCATCGCCCTGCCCGCAAAGCGGTTTACCCTGCTGGACAGCAACGGCAAGAAAACCCGGTTCCTTAATCAGTGTGTGCTGGAGCTGGGCCTGGATAACGTCGAGGTGATTCACGGCCGGGCGGAAGATTGTAGCCCTGACGAACCGTTTACCCGGATCAGCAGCCGCGCCTTCACCGCGCTGGAGAATCTGGTGAACTGGTGCGGCGATTTGCTGGCAAATGAGGGTGAGTTCCTTGCCATGAAAGGTCAGTTTCCGGATGATGAAGTGGCGGCCCTTCCGGCTGGCTGGCAGGTAAGATCCAGCCATTCCCTGGATGTCCCCGGCGCCGACGGCGAACGCCATCTGTTGGTGATCGCCCGGGCAGAGAATTGGCGAAAGTTCGGCAGTCGAGTTTCTGAACCGGTAACCCATAAACAAGGAGGCAAGACATGGCGCGCGTGA
- a CDS encoding ParA family protein: MARVIAVTNQKGGVGKTTTCVNLAASLAATKRRVLLVDMDPQGNATMGSGVDKNALERSGYDMLTKRASAAEVIIPAEASGFDILPANGDLTAAEVELMNEIGREHRLRLALNTVRDNYDYILIDCPPSLSLLTVNALSAADAVLIPMQCEYYALEGLAALMNTVDQIQETVNPNLEVEGILRTMYDPRNSLTLDVSGQLSEYFGDKVYRAVIPRNVRLAEAPSYGMPALKYDRASKGAIAYLALAGEMVRRHGSKKTSAPVAV; this comes from the coding sequence ATGGCGCGCGTGATTGCAGTGACCAATCAGAAAGGCGGTGTGGGCAAAACCACCACCTGCGTCAACCTTGCCGCCTCCCTGGCCGCCACCAAACGCCGGGTGTTGCTGGTGGATATGGATCCCCAGGGCAATGCCACCATGGGCAGCGGTGTGGATAAGAACGCCCTGGAACGGTCCGGTTACGACATGCTGACCAAACGGGCCAGCGCCGCCGAAGTCATCATTCCTGCAGAAGCTTCCGGCTTCGATATCCTGCCGGCCAACGGCGATCTCACTGCTGCCGAAGTGGAACTGATGAACGAAATCGGCCGAGAGCACCGTCTGCGCCTTGCCCTCAATACCGTTCGCGACAACTACGATTACATCCTGATCGATTGCCCGCCCTCGCTCAGTCTGCTGACGGTGAATGCCCTGTCCGCTGCGGATGCGGTACTGATTCCGATGCAGTGTGAGTACTACGCGCTGGAAGGCCTGGCCGCGCTGATGAACACCGTCGACCAGATCCAGGAGACCGTGAACCCGAATCTCGAGGTGGAGGGTATCCTTCGGACCATGTACGATCCGCGGAACAGCCTGACCCTGGATGTGTCCGGCCAGCTCAGCGAGTACTTCGGCGACAAGGTCTACCGTGCGGTGATTCCCCGCAATGTCCGCCTTGCCGAGGCGCCAAGCTACGGCATGCCGGCGCTGAAATACGACCGGGCCTCCAAGGGTGCCATCGCCTATCTGGCCCTGGCCGGCGAGATGGTACGCCGCCATGGCTCGAAAAAGACATCCGCGCCGGTTGCGGTGTAA
- a CDS encoding ParB/RepB/Spo0J family partition protein → MAAKKRGLGERGLGALLAGSRVNLDQELKDHDGELREVPVDLIQRGRFQPRRDMDPAALQELADSIRQQGVMQPVVVRPIAEGRYELIAGERRWRATQMAGLDSIPAIVRYVPDEAAIAMALIENIQRENLNPIEEAFALQRLQDEFGLTQAQVAEAVGKSRTTITNLLRLIGLSEDVRIMLEHGDLEMGHGRAMLTLAPELQMQVAKQVVAKSLSVRQTEALVRRVQQETPDSKSRKKGALDPNIRALQDDLAERLGARVSIDHGQRGKGKLVIEYSSLDELDGILGHIK, encoded by the coding sequence ATGGCGGCTAAGAAACGAGGATTGGGTGAACGCGGACTGGGCGCCCTGCTGGCGGGCTCCAGGGTCAATCTGGACCAGGAGCTGAAAGACCACGACGGTGAGCTCCGCGAAGTCCCTGTCGACCTGATCCAGCGTGGCCGCTTCCAGCCCCGGCGCGATATGGATCCGGCCGCCCTGCAGGAACTGGCCGATTCCATTCGTCAGCAAGGGGTGATGCAGCCGGTGGTGGTTCGCCCCATCGCCGAAGGCCGCTATGAACTGATTGCCGGAGAGCGTCGCTGGCGAGCCACCCAGATGGCCGGTCTGGACAGCATCCCCGCCATCGTCCGGTATGTTCCGGACGAAGCCGCCATCGCCATGGCGCTGATCGAGAACATCCAGCGCGAAAACCTCAATCCCATTGAAGAAGCCTTTGCCCTGCAGCGTTTGCAGGACGAGTTCGGCCTGACCCAGGCCCAGGTTGCCGAAGCCGTCGGCAAATCCCGGACCACCATTACCAACCTGCTGCGCCTGATCGGGCTCTCCGAAGATGTCCGTATCATGCTGGAGCATGGCGATCTGGAGATGGGCCACGGCCGGGCGATGCTGACCCTGGCGCCGGAATTGCAGATGCAGGTGGCGAAACAGGTGGTGGCGAAATCCCTGTCCGTTCGCCAGACCGAAGCCCTGGTGCGCCGGGTCCAGCAGGAAACGCCGGACAGTAAATCCCGGAAAAAAGGCGCGCTGGATCCCAACATTCGGGCGTTGCAGGATGATCTGGCCGAACGGCTTGGAGCCCGAGTGTCCATTGACCATGGCCAGCGTGGCAAAGGCAAGCTGGTGATCGAATACAGTTCCCTGGACGAACTCGACGGCATTCTGGGCCACATCAAATAA
- a CDS encoding F0F1 ATP synthase subunit I codes for MTKAASGGIGRPPIARWFVIESVILAVVSLAFLLRGQVAGYSALLGGLIFLIPHGYFAFKAFRYAGARSARKIMSSFYQGEAGKLILCAILFTMVFKWIQPLDVAALFLTFAIMLVTNWLTPLLAGSNTQQS; via the coding sequence ATGACGAAGGCAGCTTCGGGGGGTATCGGCCGCCCGCCCATCGCACGATGGTTTGTAATAGAAAGTGTGATACTTGCCGTCGTCAGCCTGGCGTTTCTCTTGCGAGGCCAGGTGGCCGGTTATTCTGCGCTGCTGGGCGGACTTATCTTTCTGATCCCCCATGGTTATTTTGCGTTCAAGGCATTCCGCTACGCCGGCGCGCGGTCTGCCAGAAAGATCATGAGCTCTTTTTACCAGGGTGAGGCCGGCAAGCTCATCCTGTGCGCCATCCTTTTCACGATGGTGTTCAAATGGATTCAGCCGCTCGACGTAGCGGCACTTTTTCTAACATTTGCGATCATGCTGGTCACCAACTGGTTGACACCGCTTCTGGCGGGCAGCAATACGCAGCAAAGCTAA